One region of Manis pentadactyla isolate mManPen7 chromosome 9, mManPen7.hap1, whole genome shotgun sequence genomic DNA includes:
- the KMT5B gene encoding histone-lysine N-methyltransferase KMT5B isoform X4, translating to MAGRHWEASGLISAPALRPFARTTRWNAPAAHMVIKGVSVSNDTHSHNKGSRLRGATSYRRNGREPACSSGVALSRRGPRERSCAKGPLRVWGAQLAGTAGTKHEGQPNVRAAPKGARRHRLQPRFKGQRAAEGSLPTAQRGSLRNERREETTRFVLSKSLFVPPQSGAPGRNSFLSRVSPPPPPPPPPHRVPYKQQKRPGRRKPTWCPSARPRALLFVSFHRSRAASGRLTGGGDASAARTAKLRGYEVREPGHRRRHARRQDAGRRVLGPRLPLGPRGRASGEVMVILDSRDRVDMCHLLECPPRSSVKMMT from the coding sequence atggcCGGTCGACACTGGGAAGCCAGTGGCCTGATCAGTGCACCCGCACTCCGTCCTTTCGCCCGCACCACGCGGTGGAATGCTCCGGCTGCCCACATGGTCATTAAGGGTGTATCTGTTTCCAACGACACCCATTCCCACAACAAAGGATCTCGCCTCCGTGGGGCCACCTCCTATCGGCGCAACGGGCGAGAGCCTGCCTGTTCCTCAGGGGTGGCCCTGTCCCGACGCGGGCCCCGTGAGCGCAGCTGCGCAAAGGGACCCCTGCGGGTGTGGGGAGCCCAGCTCGCGGGCACCGCGGGGACCAAGCACGAGGGACAACCAAACGTCAGGGCGGCACCGAAGGGCGCGCGGCGACACCGCCTCCAGCCGCGATTTAAAGGGCAGCGAGCGGCGGAGGGATCCCTGCCGACCGCTCAGCGCGGATCCCTCCGCAACGAGAGACGCGAGGAAACGACTCGGTTCGTCCTCTCAAAATCGCTTTTTGTCCCTCCGCAGTCGGGAGCACCCGGCAGGAACTCATTTCTTTCTCGTGTTTCTCcgcctccccccccacccccacccccccaccgaGTCCCGTACAAGCAACAGAAGCGGCCGGGACGCCGCAAGCCGACGTGGTGTCCCTCCGCCCGTCCGAGAGCACTCCTTTTCGTGTCCTTCCACCGATCCCGGGCGGCGTCCGGGCGGCTCACCGGGGGCGGCGACGCGTCTGCGGCGCGGACGGCGAAGCTCCGGGGCTATGAGGTGAGGGAGCCCGGGCACCGGAGGCGGCACGCGCGGCGTCAGGACGCGGGACGCAGAGTCCTCGGCCCGCGACTGCCTCTGGGACCCCGCGGCCGCGCGAGCGGCGAG